The Haloprofundus salinisoli region CGCGCCCGTCGGATTCAAACCGCGCGCGGGCAACGACTACTGGTTCGACCACGACGATGTCCGTGCATCGGGCGACGCCGGGCGACTGTACGGTAAGGACGCCCAGAAACTTGCGGCGGCGAGCGCGGGCGACGTCGAACCGGAGACCATCAATCCGGTCCACCGTCTCTGGCGGCCCACGCCCGGCAAAACCGGACTGCTCGGAGAGAGCGGCCGAACGTTTCTGGTCGACAGGGTGACCGGGGAGGCCGGCCCGGAGTTCGTCGTCAACGCCGACGCCGAGGCGGAGGGACTCCTGCCCGACGAAGTTCTCGACTCGCTTCCGCTGGACGACGCCCGTCGCGTCGACTCGCTTTCGGGGTTCAACGAGGTGATGCGCGAGCGATACGTGCCGGCCGCAGAACGTCTCGCCCGACGCGTCGCCGCGACGGAGACGAGTGTCGTGGAGTCGTACGCCGATATCGCCGTTCCGCTCTCGGACGCTCCGTTCGACGCCGTCGCCGTCGTCGAACCGGGGCGGGCGCGAATCTACGACGGCGCTCGATACCTCAAAGCCCGCGAGGCCGCCAGCGGCGGCCCCCGAGAGGGCCAACTCGAAGAGTACGTCGACAGCGTCGTCGGGATGCTCGAACCGCTGTCGACGGTCGGGTTGCGAGCGCTCGGAAACGAGGCGCGCGGGAACCCCGAACGGGTCGCCGACGCCCACGCCGAAGCGTACGACGCGTTGGTCGAGGCGGCGGAGCGCTGAGTTCTATCCGAGCCTCGCCGCGCGGGCGGCCATCTCGACGTGGTCGTACGGTCGTTGGGTAACGCTCGGGCCGTGGCCGACGTGCATCGCCGCGAGAGAGTCGTCGACGACGGACCGCAAGCGGTCGATGCTCTCGATCAGCAGGTCGCGGTCACCCTCCGGCAGGTCGGTGCGCCCGAAGCCGCCGTTCTGGAAGACGAGGTCGCCGGCGAACAGCGCGCTCGCGTCCCCACTGTAGAAACAGAGGTGGTCGTTCTTGTGCCCGGGCGTGTGGAGCGCGACGTAATCGTCGTCGCCGATTCTCACCCTCGATTCGTCCTCGATGACGTTGTCGACCGCCGGTTGGTCGGGGTCGAATCCCCACGTCTCCGCGTCGAAAGCGTCGCGGACCGCGTCCACGTTTCCGACGTGGTCCGGGTGCGTGTGAGTGAGAATCACGGCGTCGAGGTCGTCGGTTTCGTCGACTCGTTCGCGGATTCGAGAGACGATATCGAAGTTCGCGCCGGCGTCGACGAGGACGGTCCGCTCGCCCTCGACGAGAAATGCGTTGCTCGTGAAGGCGGAGACGCCTTCCGCGAGGTTGGAGCTCATACGCTCGATTCGCGCGGGGAGGACTCGACTCCATCGGTCCGCCGCGGGAACAGTCGACGGCTGACGACAATGGGTGCCCTTTTTGCGCCCTGAGTCACCTCCCCTCGGATATGGACGTACGCCTGCTGGAAGCCACGCCGAACCCGGAGAAACTCGTCTGCAAGGGCGCGAGAAACGACTACTCCGCGGGATTCGTCGGCAGTCAGTCGTTCGAGGAGACGATGGAGACCGTCGACGGCGACAGCGAGAGAGAGAAGATGGAGACGCTCATCGGTCACCTGCTGAGCCACGGCCACTTCGGGCCGTTCGAGCACCCGCAGGCGACGTTCGCCATCGAGGGCGTCAGTCGGTCCTGCATGGCGCAGATCACGCGGCACCGACACGTCAGTTTCGACGTGCAGTCGATGCGGTACGTCGCCTTCGACGACGTCGACCCCGAGGACGTCGCCGCGGGCGAGATGGTCGTCACGCCGCCGTCGGCGTCGGACCCCAACTGGGTCGGCCGCAATCAGAAAACCGGCGCGGTCGACGGGGAGACAGTCGAGAAGCGCAAGGAACTGTTCCGCGAGTCGGTCAGTCGCTCGGTCGCCGACTACCAGGAACTGCTGGACCTCGGCATGCCGCCGGAGGACGCGCGGTTCGTCCTCCCCATCGGCACGGAGGTCAACATCGTGATGTCGATGAACGTCCGGATGCTGATGCACGTCGCCGACATGCGCGCCGCCGCCGACGCCCAGTGGGAGATTCGAGAACTCACCGAGTCGGTGCTGGAGCTCGCCGAGGAGTGGTGTCCCATCACGTTCGAGTACTACAACGAGCGGATGCGCAACCGGAAGAACCGTCTCGCGCCGTAGCCGAGATGGAACTCGTCCTCATCGCCGCCGTCGCCGAAAACGGCGTCATCGGGGCCGACGGTGACATTCCGTGGCACTACCCCGACGACCTCGCACACTTCAAGCGGACGACGACGGGCCACCCGGTCGTCGTGGGCCGGCGGACGTACGAGAGCATCGTCCGACAGATCAGCGGGCCGCTGCCGGGGCGGACGAACGTCGTACTGAGCAGACGCGAGATGGACCTCCCGGACGGCGCGGTCCGCGCAGCGTCGGTAGATGCGGCGTTGGAGAGAGCGTCTGAGGCGGTCTGCGACGGCGAGTGTGACGAACCCATCTTCGTCATCGGCGGGGAGACGGTGTACGAGCAGTTTCTCCCGCGCGCGAACCGACTCGTGTTGACCGAGCTTCACGAGACGTTCGAGGGAGACACCGAGTTTCCGGCGTTCGACCGCGACTCCTGGACCGAAGTCGAGCGCGACGAGCACGACGCCTTCGACTTCGTCGAGTACCGACGGCGAGAGTCGTAACCGCGAGAGCGCGCCGCTGGGCGGTGAATCTCGGGTATCACCGTTTCTGAGTGTCCCGACGGGCAGTGATATCTGCAAAAATTCGCCTTAGCGAGAGTTTTTCCGGGCGGGCCTCGTAGACGGGTCCGATGACCGGCAGCGTCCTCGTACGGACAGGTCGAACCGACGGTGATACGCGATGAACAACTCTAACCAGCAAGCGTACGACCGGGGCACCTCGCTGTACTCCCCGGACGGACGCATCTACCAGGTCGAATACGCACGTGAAGCGGTCAAGCGCGGCGCGCCCGTCGTGGGCATCCGCGCGGCGGACGGCGTCGTCCTCGCCGCCCGGACTCGGTCGAGTTCGCCGCTGATGGTCACCGAGAGCATCGAGAAACTCCACAAGGTCGACGACCACGTCGGCGCGGCCAGCGCCGGCCACGTCGCCGACGCCC contains the following coding sequences:
- a CDS encoding MBL fold metallo-hydrolase, producing MSSNLAEGVSAFTSNAFLVEGERTVLVDAGANFDIVSRIRERVDETDDLDAVILTHTHPDHVGNVDAVRDAFDAETWGFDPDQPAVDNVIEDESRVRIGDDDYVALHTPGHKNDHLCFYSGDASALFAGDLVFQNGGFGRTDLPEGDRDLLIESIDRLRSVVDDSLAAMHVGHGPSVTQRPYDHVEMAARAARLG
- a CDS encoding ATPase; amino-acid sequence: MRLLVAGGDRVDAGKTTFSVGLLASLRRDGYAPVGFKPRAGNDYWFDHDDVRASGDAGRLYGKDAQKLAAASAGDVEPETINPVHRLWRPTPGKTGLLGESGRTFLVDRVTGEAGPEFVVNADAEAEGLLPDEVLDSLPLDDARRVDSLSGFNEVMRERYVPAAERLARRVAATETSVVESYADIAVPLSDAPFDAVAVVEPGRARIYDGARYLKAREAASGGPREGQLEEYVDSVVGMLEPLSTVGLRALGNEARGNPERVADAHAEAYDALVEAAER
- a CDS encoding dihydrofolate reductase — protein: MELVLIAAVAENGVIGADGDIPWHYPDDLAHFKRTTTGHPVVVGRRTYESIVRQISGPLPGRTNVVLSRREMDLPDGAVRAASVDAALERASEAVCDGECDEPIFVIGGETVYEQFLPRANRLVLTELHETFEGDTEFPAFDRDSWTEVERDEHDAFDFVEYRRRES
- the thyX gene encoding FAD-dependent thymidylate synthase; translated protein: MDVRLLEATPNPEKLVCKGARNDYSAGFVGSQSFEETMETVDGDSEREKMETLIGHLLSHGHFGPFEHPQATFAIEGVSRSCMAQITRHRHVSFDVQSMRYVAFDDVDPEDVAAGEMVVTPPSASDPNWVGRNQKTGAVDGETVEKRKELFRESVSRSVADYQELLDLGMPPEDARFVLPIGTEVNIVMSMNVRMLMHVADMRAAADAQWEIRELTESVLELAEEWCPITFEYYNERMRNRKNRLAP